One genomic window of Leopardus geoffroyi isolate Oge1 chromosome C3, O.geoffroyi_Oge1_pat1.0, whole genome shotgun sequence includes the following:
- the LBR gene encoding delta(14)-sterol reductase LBR isoform X2, which produces MRVQKPFGNSISRYNGETERTERGGTPHRHAEEKFHLSEERSYVSTQYSLRPRREEIKAMDSKEENIVTTTRSASLKTSQAPATQTKDLEFGGVPGVLLIMLGLPACLCLLLLMCKQKEPSLLNFPPPWPAWQDLWETRVFGVYILWFLMQALFYLLPVGKVVEGMPLADGRRLKYRLNGFYALLLTSAVIGAAVFWGADLHYVYGHFLQFALAAAAFSLGLSVYLAVRAAGAPPGALAPSSSGNAIYDFFIGRELNPRIGTFDLKYFCELRPGLIGWVVVNLAMLLAEMRLQNRAAPSLAMTLVNCFQLLYVVDALWNEEALLTTMDITHDGFGFMLAFGDLVWVPFIYSFQAFYLVGHPNEVSWPMASLIIALKLCGYVIFRRANSQKNAFRKNPADPKLAHLKTIHTSTGKDLLVSGWWGFVRHPNYLGDLLMALAWSLPCGFGHALPYFYVAYFTVLLVHREARDERHCRRRYGLAWEQYCRRVPYRILPRVY; this is translated from the exons ATGAGGGTGCAG AAGCCATTTGGAAATAGCATCAGCAGATACAACGGGGAGACTGAGCGCACCGAGAGGGGTGGCACGCCTCACAGACACGCTGAG GAAAAATTCCATCTGTCAGAGGAACGTAGTTACGTATCTACACAGTATAGCCTGCGTCCTAGAAGAGAAGAGATAAAAGCAATGGactcaaaggaagaaaacattgtTACAACAACAAGATCTGCGTCGCTGAAAACCTCTCAAGCTCCAGCCACGCAGACCAAGGACCTGGAGTTTGGGGGAGTCCCTG GCGTGCTTCTCATCATGCTGggactgcctgcctgcctctgcctgtTGCTGTTGATGTGTAAACAGAAGGAGCCCAGTCTTCTGAACTTCCCGCCTCCGTGGCCGGCCTGGCAGGATTTGTGGGAAACCAGAGTGTTTGGGGTCTACATCCTCTGGTTTTTAATGCAGGCTCTGTTCTACCTGCTGCCAGTCGGGAAG gTTGTGGAAGGAATGCCCCTTGCTGATGGAAGAAGGCTCAAGTACAGACTCAACG ggTTCTATGCTCTCCTCCTGACGTCTGCGGTCATAGGAGCAGCCGTCTTCTGGGGCGCGGACCTGCACTACGTGTACGGCCACTTCCTTCAGTTCGCGCTGGCCGCTGCCGCCTTCTCCCTGGGCCTGAGTGTCTACCTGGCAGTGCGGGCAGCCGGGGCACCTCCCGGTGCCCTGGCCCCCTCCAGCTCCG GAAATGCCATCTATGATTTCTTCATCGGCCGTGAATTGAATCCTCGGATCGGTACTTTTGACCTCAAATACTTTTGTGAATTGCGCCCTGGATTGATTGGATGg GTGGTGGTGAACCTGGCGATGCTTCTGGCTGAGATGAGGCTGCAGAACCGAGCTGCCCCGTCCTTAGCGATGACTCTGGTTAACTGTTTCCAGCTCTTGTATGTGGTGGACGCGCTCTGGAACGAG GAAGCACTGTTGACAACCATGGACATCACCCACGACGGGTTTGGGTTCATGCTGGCGTTCGGAGACCTAGTGTGGGTTCCCTTCATCTACAGTTTCCAAGCCTTTTATCTGGTCGGCCACCCAAATGAAGTGTCTTGGCCGATGGCCTCTCTCATCATCGCCCTGAAAC tTTGTGGATATGTAATCTTCCGACGTGCAAATTCTCAGAAAAACGCGTTCCGGAAAAATCCCGCCGATCCAAAGCTTGCAC ATTTGAAAACCATTCACACTTCGACGGGAAAAGACCTTCTGGTTTCTGGATGGTGGGGCTTTGTTCGCCACCCCAATTACTTGGGTGACCTCCTCATGGCCTTGGCGTGGTCCCTCCCCTGTG GTTTCGGTCACGCTCTGCCGTACTTCTACGTCGCCTACTTCACCGTGCTGCTGGTGCACCGGGAGGCCCGCGACGAGCGCCACTGCCGCAGGCGGTACGGCCTGGCGTGGGAGCAGTACTGCCGGCGGGTGCCCTACCGTATCCTGCCCCGCGTGTACTAG
- the LBR gene encoding delta(14)-sterol reductase LBR isoform X1, with amino-acid sequence MPSRKFADGEVVRGRWPGSSLYYEVEILSHDSGSQLYTVKYKDGTELELKESDIKPLTSFRQRKSGSASSSPSRRRGSRSRSRSRSPGRPPRSSRRSASASHRADIKGMRKEVLEVKLTPLVLKPFGNSISRYNGETERTERGGTPHRHAEEKFHLSEERSYVSTQYSLRPRREEIKAMDSKEENIVTTTRSASLKTSQAPATQTKDLEFGGVPGVLLIMLGLPACLCLLLLMCKQKEPSLLNFPPPWPAWQDLWETRVFGVYILWFLMQALFYLLPVGKVVEGMPLADGRRLKYRLNGFYALLLTSAVIGAAVFWGADLHYVYGHFLQFALAAAAFSLGLSVYLAVRAAGAPPGALAPSSSGNAIYDFFIGRELNPRIGTFDLKYFCELRPGLIGWVVVNLAMLLAEMRLQNRAAPSLAMTLVNCFQLLYVVDALWNEEALLTTMDITHDGFGFMLAFGDLVWVPFIYSFQAFYLVGHPNEVSWPMASLIIALKLCGYVIFRRANSQKNAFRKNPADPKLAHLKTIHTSTGKDLLVSGWWGFVRHPNYLGDLLMALAWSLPCGFGHALPYFYVAYFTVLLVHREARDERHCRRRYGLAWEQYCRRVPYRILPRVY; translated from the exons ATGCCGAGTCGGAAGTTCGCCGACGGGGAGGTGGTACGGGGTCGCTGGCCCGGGAGCTCGCTTTACTACGAAGTTGAAATTCTGAGCCATGACAGCGGCTCCCAGCTCTACACCGTGAAGTACAAGGACGGGACGGAACTCGAGCTGAAGGAGAGTGACATCAAG CCCTTGACTTCCTTCAGGCAAAGGAAGAGCGGCTCAGCCTCCAGCTCTCCCTCCAGACGCCGAGGGAGTAGGTCCAGGTCCCGCTCCCGATCCCCGGGCCGACCTCCCCGAAGCTCCCGCCGATCCGCCTCTGCCTCGCACCGGGCCGACATTAAGGGGATGAGGAAGGAAGTGTTGGAAGTGAAGTTGACCCCGCTCGTGCTG AAGCCATTTGGAAATAGCATCAGCAGATACAACGGGGAGACTGAGCGCACCGAGAGGGGTGGCACGCCTCACAGACACGCTGAG GAAAAATTCCATCTGTCAGAGGAACGTAGTTACGTATCTACACAGTATAGCCTGCGTCCTAGAAGAGAAGAGATAAAAGCAATGGactcaaaggaagaaaacattgtTACAACAACAAGATCTGCGTCGCTGAAAACCTCTCAAGCTCCAGCCACGCAGACCAAGGACCTGGAGTTTGGGGGAGTCCCTG GCGTGCTTCTCATCATGCTGggactgcctgcctgcctctgcctgtTGCTGTTGATGTGTAAACAGAAGGAGCCCAGTCTTCTGAACTTCCCGCCTCCGTGGCCGGCCTGGCAGGATTTGTGGGAAACCAGAGTGTTTGGGGTCTACATCCTCTGGTTTTTAATGCAGGCTCTGTTCTACCTGCTGCCAGTCGGGAAG gTTGTGGAAGGAATGCCCCTTGCTGATGGAAGAAGGCTCAAGTACAGACTCAACG ggTTCTATGCTCTCCTCCTGACGTCTGCGGTCATAGGAGCAGCCGTCTTCTGGGGCGCGGACCTGCACTACGTGTACGGCCACTTCCTTCAGTTCGCGCTGGCCGCTGCCGCCTTCTCCCTGGGCCTGAGTGTCTACCTGGCAGTGCGGGCAGCCGGGGCACCTCCCGGTGCCCTGGCCCCCTCCAGCTCCG GAAATGCCATCTATGATTTCTTCATCGGCCGTGAATTGAATCCTCGGATCGGTACTTTTGACCTCAAATACTTTTGTGAATTGCGCCCTGGATTGATTGGATGg GTGGTGGTGAACCTGGCGATGCTTCTGGCTGAGATGAGGCTGCAGAACCGAGCTGCCCCGTCCTTAGCGATGACTCTGGTTAACTGTTTCCAGCTCTTGTATGTGGTGGACGCGCTCTGGAACGAG GAAGCACTGTTGACAACCATGGACATCACCCACGACGGGTTTGGGTTCATGCTGGCGTTCGGAGACCTAGTGTGGGTTCCCTTCATCTACAGTTTCCAAGCCTTTTATCTGGTCGGCCACCCAAATGAAGTGTCTTGGCCGATGGCCTCTCTCATCATCGCCCTGAAAC tTTGTGGATATGTAATCTTCCGACGTGCAAATTCTCAGAAAAACGCGTTCCGGAAAAATCCCGCCGATCCAAAGCTTGCAC ATTTGAAAACCATTCACACTTCGACGGGAAAAGACCTTCTGGTTTCTGGATGGTGGGGCTTTGTTCGCCACCCCAATTACTTGGGTGACCTCCTCATGGCCTTGGCGTGGTCCCTCCCCTGTG GTTTCGGTCACGCTCTGCCGTACTTCTACGTCGCCTACTTCACCGTGCTGCTGGTGCACCGGGAGGCCCGCGACGAGCGCCACTGCCGCAGGCGGTACGGCCTGGCGTGGGAGCAGTACTGCCGGCGGGTGCCCTACCGTATCCTGCCCCGCGTGTACTAG